CCAGCGTAGTAGGCCTTGATTTCGTCCGGGTCAAATTCGACGATATTGAAAAGATAATCGTCCGCCAAGTGTAGTTTTGCTTGATATGACTTGATTTCAGCCAACATTTCGTTAATTGTCATGATTCAACTCCATTGCGTTATTTTCAATCTTTCCTATCTATGATATGACAAATCAACGCAGAATTCTAATCGAATTAATATTTGGCAGCCAAGTTAGCGTATTCCTGTGGGGTTAAGGCCATGATCGAACCGTGACGCTTCTTGAGTTGGCCGAAGTCATAGTCTGGCGCGACCTCCCAGTCGGTGGGATTGCTGCTGGTTAGATCAGACGTCAAAATTGGCAGGTAGCCGCGACCGTTGTCGAATTGGTCGACGTAAATGCACCATTTTTGCTGATCAGCCAGCCAAACAATTTCCGGGCCTTCTACCGTATCACCTTGAATGCCCAAGTCTAAATCTTGAAGGGCGGTCACCTGCTGCCAATCGCCAGTTAGTGAAGGTGACTGTTCAATTGGAATTGTTCCGTCACGGGATGCGCGGACGAATTGGCCGCCAGCTTTGACCATGGTCATGTCGATCAAATCATTTTTTGGATTCTTGGCAACGGCGTAAGTTGCGGTTGATTCGAAGTGCTGGAAGTCTTTAGTGTATGCCCGCCAGATTTCCATTTTGTGGGTTTGCTGGTTGGGGGATGACCAAAAGACAAAGTAGGCTTCATGAGCCGGATCATAAATTGCTTCCGGTGCCCAAACACAGCCGGTGTCCTCACCGACCATGCGAACGGCGCGAGGAGTGGACCAACTCAGTAGATCAGCTGAATCCCAGAAAATCAAATCCTTGGACCCGGTGGTAGTGGCTTTGGCCTGACCCCAGCCGCCGCGATGATAAATAGACAGGTCGGTGGCCATGATGGTGAAATGGCCGTCCTGTCTGCGCATGATGAAGGAATCCCTGACGCCGCGCTCACCAATCGTCGATGTTAGAACCGGCTGGTTGTGGTTGATGTCGGTCCAGTGAAGACCGTCTGGACTTAAGGCAAAGTATAGTTGTTCAGCGGATGGGCTGTCTTCTGTTCCAGTAAAAAACACGAAGAGATAGCCGCCGTTAGTGGATTGATTATTCAATGTCAAATGCTCCTTTTTTAGCTTGTTTTAGTAAAAACTCGTTGTGAATAATATAGCGCTTACAGGTGGGGATGTAAATGCTGTTTTGTTGTGTGAGGTTGATTCCTATGGTAAAATTATTGTTACCATAGAGTAACAGACGGAATTTTGAAAATGCAATTTAACAGAGAATATGCAAAATTGGCAATCAATCAGATTGAAAGTGCATATCGTAAGGGTGATATTTTAAGGCGCCCTGGACGACATGGATACGGACTTCATTCTGAGAAGACAGAAGCTTACTTGCGAGACCACGGAATTACCTTTCAAAAGGCACTGAAAGATGCTGTTCAGGCTCTGAGTACCTCGAAGTTAACAAGATTTCGTGGCCCATCTCCCAGTTATTTTCCGGGACAATCAGATGGGGTTGTGTATGACTTTTTGGTGCCGCTTTATGATTCTAATATGTACATCAAGTTTTCACTCGTCGTCCGCAATGATTAACAATTCATAATTTTCGAATCATTTCATGAGTCTGATAGAAACGACTTTGGAAATTTTATTGAGTTGAATGTATGACAGGGGAGGCAACTAATATGAATCCTGTAAAAGTAAATTCAGTCATTACTGAATATGATCCGATTTCTGACCAAAAGATCAAATATCAGAAAATTCAAATTTCTGAATCCGTGACTGTGAGAAATATATCTTTCAACAGTCCACACTACTACCTTGTCGAAGAGGGGCTGGACATTCATGATCCTCAGAACTTTGAAGTCCCATTTGACAATCCTGATGTGAATTTGCGGGCTGATTATCAGATCTATCGTGAAAAAGTTGGCTTCCTGCAACCAAGAGAGATTAAAAAAGTCAGAGAACATCTGAGATTGAGTTTACGTGAAGTGTCAGCCATTTTAGGAATAAGTTATAGTACATTATCTGAAATTGAGAATGGATTAGTATTACATTCTCAAATTCAAGATACACTGTTACGAATGCTTGAACACACCTACACTTTGTCGACGATTGTCGAACAGCATAAAGGCTTGATTATTAACAGTCATGGGCTGAAAGCGTACCAGCGAATTATTGACAAGTTAAATGCTGAGAAAAATTGGGATTCATGAAGATTCGATGTGGCTTTATTTTTGCTTAACTGATGTAAATCATTTCCCGGATATGATACGATGAAAGCGTAGTACATTCGAATAAATATAAGGTGGTAAATAAATTGGCAGAAAATGATAA
Above is a genomic segment from Lentilactobacillus buchneri containing:
- a CDS encoding glycoside hydrolase family 43 protein is translated as MNNQSTNGGYLFVFFTGTEDSPSAEQLYFALSPDGLHWTDINHNQPVLTSTIGERGVRDSFIMRRQDGHFTIMATDLSIYHRGGWGQAKATTTGSKDLIFWDSADLLSWSTPRAVRMVGEDTGCVWAPEAIYDPAHEAYFVFWSSPNQQTHKMEIWRAYTKDFQHFESTATYAVAKNPKNDLIDMTMVKAGGQFVRASRDGTIPIEQSPSLTGDWQQVTALQDLDLGIQGDTVEGPEIVWLADQQKWCIYVDQFDNGRGYLPILTSDLTSSNPTDWEVAPDYDFGQLKKRHGSIMALTPQEYANLAAKY
- a CDS encoding helix-turn-helix domain-containing protein, with translation MNPVKVNSVITEYDPISDQKIKYQKIQISESVTVRNISFNSPHYYLVEEGLDIHDPQNFEVPFDNPDVNLRADYQIYREKVGFLQPREIKKVREHLRLSLREVSAILGISYSTLSEIENGLVLHSQIQDTLLRMLEHTYTLSTIVEQHKGLIINSHGLKAYQRIIDKLNAEKNWDS